A region of the Chitinispirillales bacterium genome:
AACTTGTCAACAGCAGCGTTGATTACAAAATAGTAAAGAAACCGCTTAACGTAGCATTGAAAAAGAACGGCGGTTTTGTCGATGAAGTTTCGGTAAACAAAAAAGCGGGAATTACCGCAGGCGATGTTCTTGATTCTTTAAGAAAGATAATCGGTTATGATGGTTTTGCGACTGATACGACAACAAATGAAACAGACAATGAGACAAATTCATTTACAAGCGGCGCGCCGAAGTTTGAGATTACTTCAAGAGAAAGCGGGCAGTCTTCGCGTTCGCTAAGAGACGGCGGTGCAATAGCGGTGAACGAACTACTTCAAAACGGAGAATATAACGTCGCCGTAAAGGTAAGCGATATTATAGCGCAAAACTACAAACCCGAAGATGGACAGATAGTGTTAAAGGTAAGCGATTTGTTTGTTACTTTCACTACCGAACCCCGCGAGGGACCTATAGCGATCGCCAAACCGCAGAAATCCGACAAGAAATACGGAATAATACTTGAGAAGGCTGTTGTTTCTCAGTCTGCAAAGATTTCTGTGAAAACGCCGGAGCAGGCGCAAGTTATCCTTATTGTTTATGACAACATAGGTAATGTGGTGTTTGAATCAAAAAGTAAAAACAACAAAGAGATTTTGTGGGATTTGACGAATAACGCGGGCAGAAACGTAGCGAACGGTACTTATTTGATAATCGCTGAAGCCAAATGTGCAAGCGGAAAAACATATAAGTATTCGACGAAAATGGGTGTGAAACGATAATACGATGGCTGGATTGCTTCGCTTCGCTCGCAATGACAAACAAATACACCGCGCGTCTATTGCAAGAAGTGAAACGACGAAGCAATCCAGAAGGAAATTATAGAAGGAAATTATTAAACGGGGAGGATTTCATGCGGAACAAAGCCGGCGGACGTTTTATTGGTTATATAAAGGGTATAGAAATGAGACTGTTTTAATTTTTCTCCTCACAGCCCAAAACAAACAACAACTCTTTTTCAATTAACTTGGTTATGTTTCTGTCTGTCAAACACGACACTCTTTCTAATAAAGCGTTTTTGTCCACACAAACGATTTGATGCGCAAGAATTACAGAGTTTTTGCTTAGCATTGATATATTTTTATCTAAAAAAACATTTCCTTTAATGTCTTTTAACGTCAAGTTACTTGTAATCGGTAAAACTATTGTTGTCGCTAATCTCGTATCGTTCAATTTATTGTTCTGAATAACAAATGCGGGGCGTTTATATCCCGGTTCACTGCCTATAGGATCGCCGAAATCTACCCACCAAATTTCACCACGTGTCATTTTTCAACAATTCCCTGACATTAGCGCGTCCTGTTTTTAGTATTTGTTCGTTGGGAACATATTTTGAATACGC
Encoded here:
- a CDS encoding type II toxin-antitoxin system PemK/MazF family toxin — translated: MTRGEIWWVDFGDPIGSEPGYKRPAFVIQNNKLNDTRLATTIVLPITSNLTLKDIKGNVFLDKNISMLSKNSVILAHQIVCVDKNALLERVSCLTDRNITKLIEKELLFVLGCEEKN